A window of the Sphingobium sp. CAP-1 genome harbors these coding sequences:
- a CDS encoding prolyl hydroxylase family protein produces MTDMIDDGGIASPARALMGDSVRARLDRNPMVSRIDSPHLDIYGRQNFLSAQECAGLRDLIDASAKPSSLFSGSANADYRTSHSGNLSPWNPLVETITDRICALTGLPAAHGETLQGQRYTAGQEYKVHCDYFPVTADYWQAMRTTGGQRTWTAMIYLSPVEAGGETHFPQCAFMVPPVEGMILIWNNMARDGAPNRFSLHAARPVESGTKYVVTKWFRERPWG; encoded by the coding sequence ATGACCGACATGATCGATGACGGCGGCATCGCGTCGCCCGCCCGCGCCCTGATGGGTGACAGCGTCCGCGCCCGGCTCGACCGCAATCCGATGGTGAGCCGGATCGACAGCCCCCATCTGGACATCTATGGCCGCCAGAACTTCCTGAGCGCACAGGAATGTGCGGGTCTGCGCGACCTGATCGACGCCAGCGCCAAGCCCTCGTCGCTGTTTTCGGGCAGCGCCAATGCCGACTATCGCACCAGCCATAGCGGCAATCTGAGCCCCTGGAATCCGCTGGTCGAAACCATCACCGACCGCATTTGCGCGCTGACCGGCCTGCCCGCCGCCCATGGCGAGACATTGCAGGGACAACGCTATACGGCGGGGCAGGAATATAAGGTCCATTGCGACTATTTCCCCGTCACAGCCGATTACTGGCAGGCGATGCGGACCACGGGCGGACAGCGGACCTGGACCGCGATGATCTATCTGTCGCCGGTCGAGGCAGGGGGCGAGACGCATTTCCCGCAATGCGCGTTCATGGTGCCGCCGGTCGAGGGCATGATCCTGATCTGGAACAATATGGCGCGCGACGGCGCGCCCAACCGGTTCAGCCTGCACGCCGCCCGGCCAGTGGAAAGCGGCACCAAATATGTCGTCACCAAATGGTTTCGCGAACGGCCCTGGGGATGA
- a CDS encoding RcnB family protein, whose amino-acid sequence MRKLILLGLLAATVVPGVASAQSYNEVRRSQQHLREEQRELRDAQRYGSRHDIREERRDVQDARREVREDWRDYRRSHRDVYRGGGWNAPFRYSQWNVGARMRPNYYQSRYYINDPYRYRLPRPGYYQRWVRHYNDVLLVDVRTGRVVAVNRGFFW is encoded by the coding sequence ATGCGTAAACTGATCCTTCTGGGCCTGCTGGCCGCTACGGTCGTGCCGGGCGTCGCTTCGGCCCAGTCCTATAATGAAGTCCGGCGCAGCCAGCAGCATCTGCGCGAGGAGCAGCGCGAACTGCGCGACGCCCAGCGCTATGGCAGCCGCCACGACATTCGCGAGGAACGGCGCGACGTGCAGGACGCCCGCCGCGAAGTGCGCGAGGATTGGCGCGACTATCGCCGCAGCCATCGCGACGTTTATCGCGGCGGCGGCTGGAACGCGCCCTTCCGCTACAGCCAGTGGAATGTCGGCGCGCGGATGCGCCCCAACTATTACCAGTCGCGCTATTATATCAACGATCCCTATCGCTATCGCCTGCCGCGCCCCGGCTATTATCAGCGCTGGGTCCGCCACTATAATGACGTGCTGCTGGTCGATGTCCGCACCGGCCGCGTCGTGGCCGTAAACCGTGGCTTCTTCTGGTAA
- a CDS encoding lysine--tRNA ligase, translated as MTMSDILRAAATASKAWPYEEARKLLKRYQSGAPDKGHILFETGYGPSGLPHIGTFNEVLRTTMVRNAYHALSDIPTRLVAFSDDLDGFRKVPDNVPNQAMLSEYLGKPLTQVPDPFEKFESFAHHNNAMLRDFLDSFGFDYEFVSATERYQAGAFDEALRQVLRRYQAIMDIMLPTLRKERQATYSPVLPISPKSGIVLQVPVEVIDAEAGIVRFIDDGETIEQSILGGAAKLQWKVDWAMRWYALGVDYEMAGKDLIDSVTQSSKICRALGGRPPEGFNYEMFLDEKGEKISKSKGNGLSLEQWLTYGPQESLAFYAYREPKKAKQLHMGVIPRAVDEYWQFRGNYSKQAIEQQLGNPVHHIHDGKLPDGELPVTFGLLLNLVGVMGDASRDQVWSYLQNYVPGASAATYPELDALIGHALAYHRDFVAPTLARRAPDANEAAALRKLDAELAGLSADATAEDIQNIVYAIGKDEAFGFAELRDWFKALYQTLLGADQGPRMGSFIALYGIENSRTLIAEALAS; from the coding sequence ATGACAATGTCCGACATTCTCCGCGCCGCAGCGACCGCCTCCAAGGCCTGGCCTTATGAAGAGGCGCGCAAGCTGCTCAAACGCTATCAGAGCGGCGCGCCGGACAAGGGCCATATCCTGTTCGAAACCGGCTATGGTCCGTCAGGCCTGCCGCATATCGGCACGTTCAACGAAGTGCTGCGCACCACCATGGTCCGCAATGCCTATCATGCGCTGTCGGACATTCCGACCCGGCTGGTGGCGTTCAGCGACGATCTGGACGGGTTCCGCAAGGTGCCGGACAATGTTCCCAATCAGGCGATGCTCAGCGAATATCTGGGCAAGCCGCTGACCCAGGTGCCCGATCCGTTCGAAAAGTTCGAAAGTTTCGCCCATCATAACAATGCCATGCTGCGGGATTTCCTCGACAGTTTCGGCTTCGACTATGAATTCGTCTCCGCCACGGAACGCTATCAGGCGGGCGCCTTCGACGAAGCGCTGCGGCAGGTGCTGCGCCGCTATCAGGCGATCATGGACATCATGCTGCCGACCCTGCGCAAGGAACGGCAGGCGACCTATTCGCCCGTCCTGCCGATCAGCCCCAAGAGCGGCATCGTGTTGCAGGTGCCGGTCGAGGTGATCGACGCCGAAGCCGGGATCGTGCGTTTTATCGATGATGGCGAAACCATCGAACAGTCGATCCTGGGCGGCGCGGCCAAGCTGCAATGGAAGGTCGACTGGGCGATGCGCTGGTATGCGCTGGGCGTCGATTATGAAATGGCGGGCAAGGATCTGATCGATTCGGTCACGCAATCGTCCAAAATCTGCCGCGCGCTCGGCGGCCGTCCGCCCGAAGGCTTCAACTACGAGATGTTTCTCGACGAAAAGGGCGAGAAAATCTCCAAGTCCAAGGGCAATGGCCTCAGCCTCGAACAATGGCTGACCTATGGCCCGCAGGAGAGCCTGGCCTTCTACGCCTATCGCGAGCCGAAAAAGGCGAAGCAGCTCCATATGGGCGTGATCCCGCGCGCGGTGGACGAATATTGGCAGTTCCGCGGCAATTATTCCAAACAGGCGATCGAGCAGCAGCTCGGCAATCCGGTCCATCATATCCATGACGGCAAGCTGCCCGACGGCGAACTGCCCGTGACCTTCGGCCTGCTGCTGAACCTCGTCGGGGTGATGGGCGACGCCAGCCGCGATCAGGTGTGGAGCTATCTGCAAAATTATGTGCCGGGCGCCAGCGCGGCGACCTATCCCGAACTGGATGCGCTGATCGGCCATGCGCTGGCCTATCATCGCGATTTCGTCGCGCCGACGCTGGCGCGCCGCGCGCCGGATGCGAACGAGGCCGCCGCGCTGCGGAAACTGGACGCGGAACTTGCCGGCCTGTCGGCGGATGCGACCGCCGAGGATATCCAGAATATCGTCTATGCCATCGGCAAGGACGAGGCGTTCGGCTTCGCCGAATTGCGCGACTGGTTCAAGGCGCTCTACCAGACATTGCTGGGCGCTGATCAGGGTCCACGCATGGGCAGCTTCATCGCGCTCTACGGGATCGAGAATAGCCGCACGCTGATCGCCGAGGCGCTGGCATCCTGA
- a CDS encoding PilZ domain-containing protein, which translates to MQIKRSRERIVVDIPIVVTTVLDSLEGTIVDLSEGGAQVVGCSLPARSQCQLDLDGYVTFGTVQWSEEDRMGIRFPYELSDGPLYDRLDTARAAKRAPVAFQPRFGAAAGLGNGGGGFGRRIG; encoded by the coding sequence ATGCAGATCAAGCGCAGCCGCGAACGCATTGTCGTGGACATTCCGATTGTCGTGACGACAGTGCTGGACAGCCTGGAAGGGACGATCGTCGACCTGAGCGAAGGCGGCGCGCAAGTCGTCGGCTGCTCGCTGCCTGCCCGCTCGCAATGCCAGCTCGACCTTGACGGCTATGTCACCTTCGGCACCGTCCAATGGTCCGAAGAGGACCGGATGGGCATCCGCTTCCCCTATGAACTGTCCGACGGCCCGCTTTATGACCGGCTGGACACGGCCCGCGCCGCCAAACGCGCGCCCGTCGCCTTTCAGCCGCGCTTCGGCGCTGCGGCGGGTCTGGGCAATGGCGGCGGCGGTTTCGGACGCCGCATCGGCTGA
- a CDS encoding ATP-dependent DNA helicase, translated as MIDPATLPALHASHGGIWLREGDRTQALAKGQAIARAAETPLLLLNAPLTGQRLGYPELNGLDLLELWAFLHPARFLVPTPKGLAAALGLPTPTNEGDIPALLQQGAALLLARLDAADWAEREGGWTAAQALHRLRWPWSPLVAPRIARPREAERWLFTKLPEWEEAQPRPAPRTITLPEDEVLARLDALTGAGAEPRPGQRAYAAAAGATFRPRAHRDQPNMLLAEAGTGIGKTLGYLAPASLWAGQAQGTVWVSTYTKALQRQLDRESLRLFPDPAVAAQRVVVRKGRENYLCLLNLEDALQGGFAGRAAILAQLVARWAAFSKDGDMVGGDLPGWLPTLFRRNGSTALTDRRGECIYAGCPHYRKCFIERSARASADADIVIANHALVMINAARGRETGQRPQRIIFDEGHHLFDAADSTFSVALSGQEAIELRRWIMGPEGGSRGRRRGLAARLSDMASYDEEGGQAIRAAVDAAMALPADDWLKRVVAGEPFGPLEALLAAVRGTVYTRAEAAGEADAGYGLETELAEPDGALVEAAQEAALALDALIKPLVRLARRLEAVIEDAPDWLDGAARARVEGAIASLGWRRDLIAAWLALLARIGGPADPDYVDWMTVDRIEGREFDIGLHRHWLDPTRPLAEAVLKPAQGVLITSATLKGGGEWSNAEARSGAIHLPHGAERFEAASPFDYPGRAEVLIVTDIKRGDIAALSGAYARLIEAAGGGTLGLFTAIRRLRAVHARIADRLARGGLPLYAQHVDPMDTGTLVDIFRDDPRASLLGTDALRDGVDVPGHSLRLVVMEGVPWSKPTVLHAARRLAGGGNAYDDRLIRARLAQAFGRLIRRAEDRGSFVILSAAMPSRLLSAFPPGTPIRRLTLDEAIIAVSVQARDQALGLTAALGHQDSDSGLPQQERE; from the coding sequence GTGATCGACCCCGCCACCCTGCCCGCGCTCCACGCCAGCCATGGCGGCATCTGGCTGCGCGAAGGCGACCGCACCCAGGCACTGGCCAAGGGGCAGGCGATCGCCCGCGCCGCCGAAACCCCGCTATTGCTGCTCAACGCCCCGCTGACCGGACAGCGGCTGGGCTATCCCGAATTGAACGGCCTCGACCTGCTCGAACTCTGGGCCTTTCTGCACCCCGCCCGCTTTCTGGTGCCCACGCCCAAGGGGCTTGCCGCCGCGCTGGGCCTGCCCACGCCGACCAATGAAGGCGACATTCCCGCCCTGCTGCAACAGGGGGCCGCGCTGCTGCTGGCGCGGCTCGACGCAGCCGACTGGGCCGAGCGCGAGGGCGGATGGACCGCCGCGCAGGCGCTCCACCGGCTGCGCTGGCCCTGGTCGCCGCTGGTCGCCCCGCGCATCGCCCGCCCGCGCGAGGCGGAACGCTGGCTGTTCACCAAATTGCCCGAATGGGAGGAGGCGCAGCCGCGCCCCGCGCCGCGCACCATCACTTTGCCCGAAGATGAGGTGCTGGCCCGGCTCGACGCGCTGACCGGCGCGGGGGCGGAGCCGCGCCCCGGCCAGCGCGCCTATGCCGCCGCCGCCGGCGCGACCTTCCGCCCGCGCGCCCATCGCGACCAGCCCAATATGCTGCTGGCCGAAGCGGGCACCGGCATCGGCAAGACATTGGGCTATCTCGCCCCGGCCTCACTCTGGGCGGGGCAAGCGCAGGGGACGGTATGGGTGTCGACCTATACCAAGGCGTTGCAGCGCCAGCTCGACCGCGAATCGCTGCGCCTGTTCCCCGATCCGGCGGTGGCGGCGCAGCGGGTGGTGGTGCGCAAGGGGCGGGAAAATTATCTCTGCCTGCTGAACCTTGAAGATGCGTTGCAGGGCGGCTTTGCCGGGCGCGCGGCGATATTGGCGCAACTGGTCGCGCGCTGGGCCGCGTTCAGCAAGGATGGCGACATGGTCGGCGGCGACCTGCCCGGCTGGCTGCCGACCCTGTTCCGTCGCAACGGCTCCACCGCGCTGACCGACCGGCGCGGCGAATGCATCTATGCCGGCTGTCCCCATTATCGCAAATGCTTCATCGAACGGTCGGCGCGGGCTTCGGCCGACGCCGACATCGTCATCGCCAATCATGCGCTGGTGATGATCAACGCCGCGCGCGGGCGCGAAACCGGACAACGGCCGCAACGGATCATCTTCGACGAAGGCCATCATCTGTTCGACGCCGCCGATTCGACCTTCTCCGTAGCCCTGTCGGGGCAGGAGGCGATCGAGCTGCGCCGCTGGATCATGGGGCCGGAGGGCGGATCCCGCGGGCGGCGGCGGGGTCTGGCGGCGCGCCTGTCCGACATGGCCAGCTATGACGAGGAAGGCGGGCAGGCGATCCGCGCGGCGGTGGACGCGGCGATGGCGCTGCCGGCCGACGACTGGCTGAAGCGCGTGGTGGCGGGCGAGCCGTTCGGGCCGCTGGAAGCGCTGCTCGCGGCCGTGCGCGGCACCGTCTACACCCGCGCCGAAGCCGCCGGGGAGGCGGACGCAGGCTATGGGCTGGAAACCGAACTGGCCGAACCCGACGGCGCGCTGGTAGAGGCCGCGCAGGAGGCGGCACTGGCGCTCGATGCCCTCATCAAGCCGCTGGTGCGGCTCGCCCGCCGGCTGGAAGCGGTGATCGAGGATGCGCCCGACTGGCTGGACGGCGCCGCGCGGGCGCGGGTGGAGGGGGCGATCGCCTCGCTCGGCTGGCGGCGCGACCTGATCGCCGCCTGGCTGGCGCTGCTGGCGCGGATCGGCGGGCCGGCCGACCCGGATTATGTCGACTGGATGACGGTCGACCGGATCGAGGGGCGCGAGTTCGACATCGGCCTCCACCGCCACTGGCTCGACCCGACACGGCCGCTGGCCGAAGCGGTGCTGAAGCCGGCGCAGGGCGTCCTCATCACCTCCGCGACGCTCAAGGGCGGCGGCGAATGGAGCAATGCGGAGGCGCGCAGCGGCGCGATCCACCTTCCCCACGGCGCGGAACGGTTCGAGGCGGCGAGTCCCTTCGACTATCCGGGCCGCGCCGAAGTGCTGATCGTCACCGACATCAAGCGCGGCGACATCGCCGCCTTGTCGGGCGCTTATGCCCGGCTGATCGAGGCGGCGGGCGGCGGGACGCTGGGCCTGTTCACCGCGATCCGGCGGCTGCGCGCGGTCCATGCCCGCATCGCCGACCGGCTGGCGCGCGGCGGCCTGCCGCTCTACGCCCAGCATGTCGATCCGATGGACACCGGCACGCTGGTCGATATTTTCCGCGACGATCCGCGCGCCTCGCTGCTGGGCACCGACGCGCTGCGGGATGGCGTCGACGTGCCGGGCCATTCGCTGCGGCTGGTGGTGATGGAGGGTGTGCCCTGGTCCAAGCCGACCGTGCTGCACGCCGCGCGACGGCTGGCAGGCGGGGGGAACGCCTATGACGACCGGCTGATCCGGGCGCGGCTGGCGCAGGCGTTCGGCCGGCTGATCCGCCGGGCGGAGGACAGGGGCAGTTTCGTCATATTGTCGGCCGCCATGCCCAGCCGGTTGCTGAGCGCCTTTCCGCCCGGAACCCCGATCCGCCGCCTGACGCTGGACGAGGCGATCATTGCGGTGAGCGTGCAGGCGCGCGATCAAGCGCTTGGCCTGACGGCCGCTTTGGGGCATCAGGACAGTGATTCGGGCCTGCCCCAACAGGAGAGAGAATGA
- a CDS encoding SixA phosphatase family protein: protein MKRLTLLRHAKSDWDDPVARDFDRPLNRRGEKAALLMGEFAAKRAMRFDLLVASPAVRVVQTLETFFTGYGETLDARWDRRIYLASSPTLFDVVRDFPDSADNVLMAGHNPGFEELILDLVPDDGASPLREDVEIKFPTASLAVLDLAIDRWADARENVATIASFTRPRDLDPALGPGSR from the coding sequence ATGAAGCGGCTGACCCTGTTGCGCCACGCCAAGTCGGATTGGGATGACCCGGTCGCGCGCGACTTCGACCGGCCGCTGAACCGCCGTGGCGAAAAAGCCGCGCTGCTGATGGGCGAATTTGCCGCCAAGCGGGCGATGCGCTTCGACCTGCTGGTCGCTTCCCCCGCCGTGCGCGTGGTGCAGACGCTGGAGACATTCTTCACCGGCTATGGCGAAACACTCGACGCGCGCTGGGACCGGCGTATCTATCTCGCCTCGTCGCCGACCCTGTTCGATGTGGTGCGCGATTTCCCCGACAGCGCCGACAATGTGCTGATGGCGGGGCATAATCCGGGCTTTGAGGAACTGATCCTCGACCTCGTCCCCGACGATGGCGCCAGCCCGCTGCGCGAGGATGTGGAGATCAAATTCCCCACCGCCAGCCTCGCCGTGCTAGACCTCGCCATCGACCGCTGGGCCGACGCGCGGGAGAATGTCGCGACGATCGCCAGCTTCACCCGCCCGCGCGACCTTGATCCCGCACTGGGGCCGGGTTCGCGCTAA
- the pip gene encoding prolyl aminopeptidase, whose protein sequence is MRSLYPPIEPHASGHLDVGDGHSLYWERSGTPGAKPAVFLHGGPGGGISPDHRRLFDPARYDVLLFDQRGCGRSTPHASLDANTTWHLVADIERLRVMMGVDQWLVFGGSWGSTLALAYAQTHVERVTELVLRGIFTIRKQEIDWYYQQGASRIYPDKWERFVAPIAEAERGDMVAAYRRILTGPDRAAQIAAARGWSVWEGETIRLLPDPALSATHDADDFALAFARIENHYFVHHGWLEDGQLIRDAGRLRDIPGVIVQGRYDMACPAETAWALHRAWPQARFEMIEGAGHAYNEPGILDALIRATDGFAG, encoded by the coding sequence ATGCGCAGCCTTTACCCGCCGATCGAACCCCATGCCTCTGGTCATCTGGACGTAGGGGATGGCCATAGCCTCTATTGGGAGCGATCCGGCACGCCCGGCGCGAAGCCGGCCGTGTTCCTGCATGGCGGGCCGGGCGGGGGCATATCGCCCGATCATCGCCGGCTGTTCGACCCCGCGCGCTACGATGTGCTGCTGTTCGACCAGCGCGGTTGCGGCCGATCGACGCCGCACGCCAGCCTCGACGCCAACACGACCTGGCATCTGGTCGCGGATATCGAGCGGCTGCGGGTGATGATGGGTGTCGATCAATGGCTGGTGTTTGGCGGCAGTTGGGGGTCGACGCTGGCGCTGGCCTATGCCCAGACCCATGTCGAGCGTGTGACCGAACTGGTGCTGCGCGGCATCTTCACCATCCGCAAACAGGAAATCGACTGGTATTATCAGCAGGGCGCCAGCCGTATCTATCCCGACAAATGGGAGCGGTTCGTCGCGCCGATCGCGGAGGCGGAGCGGGGCGACATGGTCGCCGCCTATCGTCGTATCCTGACCGGGCCGGATCGCGCCGCGCAGATCGCCGCCGCCCGCGGCTGGAGCGTGTGGGAAGGGGAGACGATCCGCCTGCTGCCCGACCCGGCGCTGTCGGCGACCCATGACGCCGATGATTTCGCGCTCGCCTTCGCCCGGATCGAAAATCATTATTTCGTCCATCATGGCTGGCTGGAGGACGGGCAGTTGATCCGCGACGCGGGCAGGCTGCGCGATATTCCCGGTGTCATCGTGCAGGGCCGCTACGACATGGCCTGTCCGGCGGAAACCGCCTGGGCGCTGCACCGCGCCTGGCCGCAGGCGCGGTTCGAGATGATCGAGGGCGCGGGCCATGCCTATAATGAACCGGGCATATTGGACGCGCTGATCCGCGCGACCGACGGATTTGCGGGTTAG
- a CDS encoding nucleoside hydrolase: MMKAMLGAMALMLGVQGAMAAPATPATPKRLVIVDDDVIGLNGVPLLLLQSQDVELLGITTTSGSVWRDTATAYALRTLEIVGRTDVPVMPGAVLPLLNSAEATKRWEGQYGRLVFKGPWTDYWPGDTIQDHPGASDPATVPDLPIGNPTTKPSAEIAAAFLLRMVKAHPGQITLFATGPMTNIAIAQSMDPGFAANVKEIIYMGGSLAPHRTLPGASAEQFAREFVNSPRREFNMRWDPEAARIMAHAPWRKVTMIPVDPSTGTQWTRDFLDGLNRAPTPLTAALQKGPQPGFPMWDEIAAMVWLNPEIVTREETLWIDVETSQTAAYGDTLSWGDAYRPHLGEQAQRVILSVDRARMEAAMARLYRRALPPSTNRRKPSTDAAPRR, from the coding sequence ATGATGAAGGCAATGCTGGGCGCGATGGCGCTGATGCTGGGCGTGCAGGGGGCCATGGCAGCACCGGCCACGCCCGCCACACCCAAGCGGCTGGTGATCGTCGATGATGACGTGATCGGCCTCAACGGCGTGCCGCTGCTGCTGCTCCAGAGCCAGGACGTGGAACTGCTGGGCATCACCACCACCAGCGGATCGGTATGGCGCGACACCGCCACCGCCTATGCGCTGCGCACGCTGGAAATTGTCGGACGGACCGACGTGCCGGTGATGCCGGGCGCGGTGCTGCCCCTGCTCAACAGCGCGGAGGCGACGAAGCGCTGGGAAGGGCAATATGGCCGGCTGGTGTTCAAGGGGCCGTGGACCGATTACTGGCCGGGCGATACGATTCAGGATCATCCGGGCGCAAGCGATCCGGCCACGGTGCCGGACCTGCCGATCGGCAACCCGACGACGAAGCCCAGCGCGGAAATCGCCGCCGCCTTCCTGCTGCGGATGGTGAAAGCGCATCCGGGACAGATCACGTTGTTCGCGACTGGCCCGATGACCAATATCGCCATCGCCCAGAGCATGGACCCCGGTTTCGCCGCCAATGTGAAGGAGATCATCTATATGGGCGGCAGCCTGGCGCCGCATCGGACATTGCCGGGGGCATCGGCCGAACAGTTCGCCCGCGAATTCGTCAATTCGCCCCGGCGTGAATTCAACATGCGCTGGGATCCGGAGGCGGCGCGGATCATGGCCCATGCGCCATGGCGCAAGGTCACGATGATCCCGGTCGATCCGTCCACCGGCACGCAATGGACGCGGGATTTTCTCGACGGGCTGAACCGCGCGCCCACGCCGCTGACCGCCGCCCTGCAAAAGGGGCCGCAGCCCGGCTTTCCGATGTGGGACGAAATCGCCGCGATGGTGTGGCTGAACCCGGAGATCGTGACGCGGGAAGAGACTTTGTGGATCGATGTCGAAACCAGCCAGACGGCGGCCTATGGCGATACATTGTCCTGGGGCGATGCCTATCGCCCGCATCTGGGCGAGCAGGCGCAGCGGGTGATTCTGTCGGTCGACCGGGCGCGGATGGAGGCGGCGATGGCCCGGCTCTATAGGCGCGCCCTGCCCCCTTCGACCAACCGCCGAAAGCCATCGACCGACGCCGCCCCGCGCCGTTGA
- a CDS encoding class I SAM-dependent methyltransferase, whose product MRLTFALALTGLALASPIAAIAKTDYGAALADPRRPAEAKLLDASRKPAETLAFLGLKPGMKAADIMTGSGYWAEIMADAVGPKGKVTAFEPTQFYTQPEEQKKWQALVERRPEVAWTRYPFEAFSAPANSFDFTIINMSYHDLYWQSDKYGIPRTDPAAFVKNLYAATKPGGIVGIVDHVGAPGDTRGIVDALHRIDPAVVKADFAAAGFVLEAQSPLLANPADDHTKLVFDPAVRGKTDRFLFRFRKPAK is encoded by the coding sequence ATGCGCCTGACCTTCGCCCTCGCCCTGACCGGCCTCGCCCTCGCCAGCCCGATCGCCGCGATCGCCAAAACCGACTATGGCGCCGCGCTCGCCGATCCCAGGCGGCCGGCCGAGGCGAAGCTATTGGACGCCAGCCGCAAACCGGCCGAAACGCTCGCCTTTCTGGGCCTGAAGCCCGGCATGAAGGCGGCCGATATCATGACCGGATCGGGCTATTGGGCGGAAATCATGGCCGATGCGGTCGGACCAAAGGGCAAGGTGACGGCGTTCGAACCAACCCAATTCTACACCCAGCCCGAAGAACAGAAAAAATGGCAGGCGCTGGTCGAACGCCGGCCCGAAGTGGCCTGGACGCGCTATCCGTTCGAAGCGTTCAGCGCGCCGGCAAACAGCTTCGACTTCACCATCATCAACATGAGCTATCACGACCTTTACTGGCAATCGGACAAATATGGCATTCCGCGCACCGATCCGGCCGCCTTCGTGAAAAATCTCTATGCCGCGACGAAACCGGGCGGGATTGTCGGCATCGTCGACCATGTCGGCGCGCCGGGCGACACGCGGGGAATCGTCGACGCGCTGCACCGCATCGACCCGGCGGTGGTGAAGGCGGATTTCGCCGCGGCCGGCTTCGTGCTGGAGGCGCAAAGTCCGCTGCTCGCCAATCCGGCGGACGATCACACGAAACTGGTGTTCGATCCCGCCGTGCGCGGCAAGACCGACCGCTTCCTGTTCCGGTTTCGCAAGCCGGCGAAGTAG
- a CDS encoding 2OG-Fe(II) oxygenase, protein MDLTDLDRHGAARLPALLSPDQCAAIIALWDDPAAFRKEVVMARHGYGSGRYRYFAYPLPAPVAALRETLYPALAAVANRWAAMLGTGDIYPARHADFLARCALSGQDKPTPLLLRYEAGDWNALHQDVYGPHIFPLQAAILLSQPDRDFTGGAFLLTEQRPRMQSRPEVVPLSQGDAVIFPVRDRPVIGGRGVHKVQMRHGVSRLLSGVRHMLGLIFHDAA, encoded by the coding sequence ATGGACCTGACCGATCTCGACCGCCATGGTGCGGCCCGCCTGCCCGCCTTGCTCTCCCCCGACCAATGCGCCGCGATCATCGCGTTGTGGGACGATCCCGCCGCCTTCCGCAAGGAGGTGGTGATGGCGCGCCATGGCTATGGCAGCGGGCGCTATCGCTATTTCGCCTATCCGCTGCCCGCGCCGGTCGCCGCGCTGCGCGAAACCCTGTATCCCGCGCTGGCGGCGGTCGCCAATCGCTGGGCGGCGATGCTGGGGACCGGGGACATCTACCCCGCGCGCCATGCCGATTTCCTCGCCCGCTGCGCGCTCAGCGGGCAGGACAAGCCGACGCCGCTGCTGCTACGCTATGAAGCGGGCGACTGGAACGCGCTGCACCAGGATGTCTATGGCCCGCATATCTTTCCATTGCAGGCAGCGATCCTGCTGTCGCAACCGGATCGCGATTTCACCGGCGGCGCCTTCCTCCTGACCGAGCAGCGACCCCGGATGCAATCGCGCCCCGAAGTGGTGCCCTTGTCGCAGGGCGACGCCGTGATCTTCCCCGTCCGCGACCGGCCGGTGATCGGCGGGCGCGGCGTCCACAAGGTGCAGATGCGCCACGGCGTCAGCCGGCTTCTGTCGGGCGTGCGCCATATGCTCGGCCTCATCTTCCACGACGCGGCCTAA